The Streptomyces sp. NBC_00483 genome contains the following window.
CCTCAACTGTCGGTTCACTGTGGGGCGTTCAGGCCCGCCGTGACGAAGGCAATGACCGCCTCCGCCGGAGGCCGGGGCGTGCCGCCCAACTCGGCGGTGGCCAACTGTGGCTCCCCGTAGAGCTGGAGCAGCAGGTCGAACGTCATGCGCAGGCGGTGCCCGGCCTGCGCCCGGGAGAGGTCGGGCCGCGCGGCACACAGCAGCTGGCGCCACGGCCGGTGCCCGAACCACCGCTCGTCGAAGGGAAGTTCACGGCGGCTCAGCAGGACGCGGGCGAGCAGGTGCAGCAGCATGCGGCCGTGCGGGGTCCGGGTCAGCTCGTCGAGCGGACGCACGAGTACGTCGACGAAATCCTCGACGCGCGGCGTCTCTCTGTCGGCCGTCCTGCGCTCCACGTCAGCGAGCGGCTGCGCCCACAGCGGGCCGAGCCGGCTCTGCAGCAGCGCGGCGACCAGGTCTTCCTTGGTGCCGAAGTGGTAGTGGACCGCGGCCGGGTTCATGCCCGCCGCCGCGTTGACCGCACGGACCGACACCTGCTCGTATCCCTTGTCGAGGAAGAGCCGTTCGGCGGCGTCGAGCAGTGCCGCCCGCGTGGTGTCGGTGGGCATGGGGCACAGGACAGCACGGCGCGGCACACTTTTCAATCAGTGATGGAGATGATGCGGCGCAACATGGGCGCACGCATCGCCGCATCCTCGGAGGTGACGTTCAAGGACCAGGGCTGAGGTGACCTTCGAGCACCAGGGCTCACGGCGGGCGAGATTGGCCATAGACATGGCGCGACCTGCTGTGATCTCATCCGTCTCGGCGGATCGGACACCCTCGACGCCGCTCGACGGGCGATCCCTGTACGCGGCAGGTGACCGGCCGCTCCGGTCGGCTTGTGACCAGGTGGCCGACTTGTGCCAGCCTCCCGTCCAGGCCCGAAAGACGATAGACCCCCCATGCAGAAGACCAAGGCCGCGCTCTGGGAGTTCCTCCAGAGCCTCGGCAAGACGTTCATGCTCCCCGTGGCGCTGCTCGCGTTCTGCGGCATCATGCTGGGCATCGGCTCCTCGCTCTCCAGCGACGCCGTCACCGGCAACCTGACCTTCCTTCAGGGCCAGGGCTTCCACCTGGTCTTCACGTGGATGGCCAACACCGGCCAGGTCGCCTTCCAGTTCCTGCCCGTGATGTTCGCGATGGCCATTCCCCTCGGGCTCGCCCGCGAGGACAAGGGCGTGGCCGCCTTCTCCGGCTTCGTCGGCTATGCCGCGATGAACCTGGCGGTGAACTTTTACCTCACCGCCAAGGGCGTGGACTTCGACGACGCGAAGGCGATCGCCCACTACGGCATCGCCGATGTCATCGGCATCCAGTCCATCGATACGGGGCTCCTCGGCGCGGTCGCCGTTGGCATCGTTGTCAGCCTGCTTCACCAGCGGTTCCGTACGCAGCGGATGCCCGACGCGCTGGCCTTCTTCGGTGGCCTTCGCTTCGTGCCGATCATCTCCGCGCTCACGCTGAGCGTGCTCGGTCTGCTCATCCCGCTGGTGTGGCCGACGTTCAACGGCTGGATCACCGACCTGGGCCGCGCGATCGGTCATGCGGGGGTCTTCGGACCGTTCTTCTTCGGCATGGGCGAGGTGCTGCTGCGCCCGGTGGGCCTGCACCACATCCTCGTCGCGATGTTCCGCTTCACGGACGTCGGCGGCTCGGGCGCGGTGTGCGGGGACCATGTCTCCGGCGCCCTGAACATGTTCTACGCGCAGCTGAACTGCTCCAAGCCGCCCACGGCCGCCGTCACCGACGCCACCCACTTCCTGTCGCAGGGCAAGATGGCGGCCTACCTCGGCGGTCTGCCGGGCGCCGCGCTCGCGATGTACCACTGCGCCCGCAAGAGCATGCGCCCCGAGATCAAGGCGCTCCTGGTCTCGGGTGTCGTGGCCTGTGTCGTCGGCGGCATCACCGAGCCGCTGGAGTTCCTGTTCCTGTTCATCGCGCCGTGGCTGTACCTCCTGCACGCCGTCCTCGTCGGTCTCGGCTTCCTCGCCGCCGCCGTCCTCGGGGTGTTCATCGGCAACACGGACGGCAATGTCATCGACTGGCTCGTCTTTGGTGTCCTTCAGGGCACGACCACCAAGTGGTATCTGGTGCCGGTCATCGCCGCCGTGTGGTTCGCCGTCTACTACTTCCTGTTCCGCTGGGCCATCGTGCGCTTCGACCTCAAGACGCCGGGGCGCGAGGAGGAGGCGGAGGAGGCGGAGCCCGCGGAAGAAGCGGACGAGTCCGGGGCCCCGCGTGAGCTGGTCGCCGGGAAGTACGACGCGGTGGCGATCCTCGACGCGATCGGCGGCGCCGACAACATCACGTCCCTCGACAACTGCATCACCCGGCTCCGGCTGACGGTCGAGGACGCGGAGCGCGTGAACGAGCCGCGCCTGAAGAAGCTGGGCGCCGTCGGCGTCGTGAAGCTCGACGCGCACACCGTGCAGGTGGTCATCGGCCCGCAGGTGCAGTCCGTGAAGGACGCCATCGCCACGATGGTCCCGGTGGGCTGAACCGTGCGACACACCTCACCGGACTCCCCCGGCTACGAGTTCGACACCGTCGTCGACCGGCACGGCACCTGGTGCACGCAGTGGGACTACGTCGAGGACCGTTTCGGCGTGCCGGACCTGCTGCCGTTCACGATCTCCGACATGGACTTCGAGACGGCTCCCGAGGTCCTGGCGGCGCTGCGAGCCCGGCTCGACCACGGCGTGCTCGGCTACTCCCGCTGGCGCCACGACGACTTCCTGTCCGCGATCGTCGACTGGTACGCCACCCGGCACGACACCCCCGTGGACCCGCAGTCGATCGTCTACGGCCCCTCCGTGATCTACCAGGTCGGTCAGCTGCTGCGCCTGTGGTCACGTCCCGGCGACGGCGTCGTCGCGCACGCTCCGACGTACGACGCGTTCCCGAAGACCGTGGCCGCGCACGAACGGCGGCTGCTCACCTGCGCGGTGGACGACTGGGCGGAGCTTGAGCGGCTGCTGTCGCTGCCGGACACCTCGGTGCTGCTGCTGTGCTCCCCGCACAATCCCACCGGTCACGTGTGGACGGCGGCGGAGCTCGACCGCATGGCCGAGCTGTGCGCGCGCCACGACGTGGCGGTCATCAGCGACGAGATCCACTCGGACCTCGCCCACCCGCCCGCCGTCCACCGGCCGTGGGCGCTGCACGCAGGCTCCGGCACCCGCTGGGCGGTCGTCACGTCCGCGTCGAAGTCCTTCAACATCCCGGCGCTGACCGGCAGTTACGGCATCGTCGGGGACCCCGACTCCCGGGACGCGTACCTGCGGCGGCTCAAGGAGGCCGACGGTCTGTCGTCCCCCGCGGTGCTGTCCGTGGTCGGCCATATCGCGGCCTACCGGGAGGGCGGCACCTGGCTGGACGCGCTCGGCACGTACCTGCGCGGCAATCTGTCCTACGTGGCGCAGCGCCTGGCAGAGGCGTTCCCCGAGCTGGGCTGGACGCCACCCGAAGCCGGCTATCTCGCCTGGATCGACCTGCGCCCCCTCGGTGTGGACGAGGAGGCGCTCCAGCGCGAGCTGGTCGAGCGGCAGCGGGTGGCGATCATGCCGGGTACGGCGTACGGCGCCGCCGGCCATGTGCGGCTCAATGTGGGCTGCCCGCGCTCCAAGGTGGAGCGCGGGGTGAGTGCCCTCATCGACGGTGTACGCGCGATCCGCTGAAGGTCAGGTCAGCGGACGAGGGCGTACACCAGCCAACCGAGGAGGAAAAGCACCACGATTCCTGTCAGGATCGCGGTGCCCTTCCCCGGCTCCGTCGAGCGCTTCATCGAGCGCTCCATCTCCTTCTCCTTGATGAAGGCCTTGGTGTCTTCCTCGGTGCGTGTGCGCACCCACCCGTTCCCAGGACCGAACATTCCCCTGTACCTCCCCGTTTT
Protein-coding sequences here:
- a CDS encoding TetR/AcrR family transcriptional regulator, coding for MPTDTTRAALLDAAERLFLDKGYEQVSVRAVNAAAGMNPAAVHYHFGTKEDLVAALLQSRLGPLWAQPLADVERRTADRETPRVEDFVDVLVRPLDELTRTPHGRMLLHLLARVLLSRRELPFDERWFGHRPWRQLLCAARPDLSRAQAGHRLRMTFDLLLQLYGEPQLATAELGGTPRPPAEAVIAFVTAGLNAPQ
- a CDS encoding MalY/PatB family protein — translated: MRHTSPDSPGYEFDTVVDRHGTWCTQWDYVEDRFGVPDLLPFTISDMDFETAPEVLAALRARLDHGVLGYSRWRHDDFLSAIVDWYATRHDTPVDPQSIVYGPSVIYQVGQLLRLWSRPGDGVVAHAPTYDAFPKTVAAHERRLLTCAVDDWAELERLLSLPDTSVLLLCSPHNPTGHVWTAAELDRMAELCARHDVAVISDEIHSDLAHPPAVHRPWALHAGSGTRWAVVTSASKSFNIPALTGSYGIVGDPDSRDAYLRRLKEADGLSSPAVLSVVGHIAAYREGGTWLDALGTYLRGNLSYVAQRLAEAFPELGWTPPEAGYLAWIDLRPLGVDEEALQRELVERQRVAIMPGTAYGAAGHVRLNVGCPRSKVERGVSALIDGVRAIR
- the malX gene encoding maltose/glucose-specific PTS transporter subunit IIBC, producing MQKTKAALWEFLQSLGKTFMLPVALLAFCGIMLGIGSSLSSDAVTGNLTFLQGQGFHLVFTWMANTGQVAFQFLPVMFAMAIPLGLAREDKGVAAFSGFVGYAAMNLAVNFYLTAKGVDFDDAKAIAHYGIADVIGIQSIDTGLLGAVAVGIVVSLLHQRFRTQRMPDALAFFGGLRFVPIISALTLSVLGLLIPLVWPTFNGWITDLGRAIGHAGVFGPFFFGMGEVLLRPVGLHHILVAMFRFTDVGGSGAVCGDHVSGALNMFYAQLNCSKPPTAAVTDATHFLSQGKMAAYLGGLPGAALAMYHCARKSMRPEIKALLVSGVVACVVGGITEPLEFLFLFIAPWLYLLHAVLVGLGFLAAAVLGVFIGNTDGNVIDWLVFGVLQGTTTKWYLVPVIAAVWFAVYYFLFRWAIVRFDLKTPGREEEAEEAEPAEEADESGAPRELVAGKYDAVAILDAIGGADNITSLDNCITRLRLTVEDAERVNEPRLKKLGAVGVVKLDAHTVQVVIGPQVQSVKDAIATMVPVG